The segment ACTCTGCAGAAAAGGCAAGCCGCTATTCCTGCCGCAACCACGCCGCAAATCTTTGAACGTATCTTTGCGGGAGGAATGCCGGCACTCGTCAGCAAAAAATATGATGATCGGAATTTTTTCTACTCCAGCTATTTAAGCACTTCTTTGGAGCGTGATATCAGGGAACTGTCCGGTTCCATCGACTCGCTTAAGTTTTTAACTTTCATTACTGCGGTAGCGGCAAGAACATCTCAAATGGTGAATTACAAAGGAATTGCCGATGACTGCGATATTGATCAGGTCACAGCAAAAAACTGGCTTAGAATTTTGGAAACACTGGGGATTGTTTTCTATTTGCATCCCTATTCAAATAACGTGCTCAAAAGAACCATCAAAACCCCCAAGTTGTACTTTTATGATACTGGGTTGGTATGTTACCTCACCAAGTGGAGCAGTGCAGAAACCACAATGAATGGTGCCATGAATGGTGCCATTCTTGAAAACTATGTGGTCAACGAAATACAGAAAAGTTATCAAAATGTTGGTAAGGAAGCCTACCTCTATTATTATCGAGATAAAGATGCCCGGGAAATTGCTCTGTTGATGGAGGGTGATGGTCAGCTTTACCCCATTGAAATCAAGAAAACAGCTACACCTAAAAAGAAAATAATGGCCAATTTTTCGGTGATAGAAAAATCTCCTTTAAAACGTGGAACAGGTGCCATCATCTGCACAACGGAGAAGCTCGGTGCATTTGACCGTGACAACCTTATTGTTCCTGTCAGTTTATTATAAAAGAGCTTGTCTGACCAAATGACCTAAAAAATGTGGGCTTAAAATACAAATGATACAACAAAAGCGTCCCCCTGTATTATCAATACTAGCCTACTTTAGGGATTATCAAGATCACCTTGAATAAATCCCCGTCGATTTTCACATCTAGACTCCCTTTTTGCAGTTCCAGCAAACTTTGCACAATAAAGAGGCCTAGCCCGCTGCCGGAACTGCTACGGGCTTCATCCCCTCGGGTAAACCGTTTCACCAATTCTGCGGCGGAGATATTTTTGAATATCAATTTCACTTGTGCCCCGCCATCCTTAATTTCCACATAAACCCGAGAACCTTTTCCCCGGGCCAATTTAATTTAAACTCCAAATGACGTTCCTGAATCTGTTCATCAACTTCCCCCAAAGCCTGTGTCAGCAAAGCCGCCAGATCGATTTCTTCTAAATTAAGGGGCATCGCCCCGCTTGAAACCTTAGCCGCCTCAAACAAATCATCGGTCAAGACTTTCAGTCGTTGTGATTTTTGATCAATTACTCCCAAATACTCCCGGGCCTGGTCAGGCTCTGTTGCTCCTTTCAGTAAATCCACATAAGTAATAATCGAGGTTAAAGGCGTTCTCAAATCATGCGATACAGCTGGGCCAATTCCCCCTTACCCTGAGGATTAATCAGATGCCGATAACTAAAACAATAGTTTTTACGGCCACACTACCATTGTTGTAAACATCCCTGAAAAAACCGAAAACCTTGGAAAAAAGCCGGTAAATCAAACTATGACGGACTAAAGTCTTGTTCTTAAAATGCCTGATCAAAGAAAGAACCGGCACCAATAACCAGTGTCACCGGAAAAAGATATTTTGAGCTTTAATATTTCCACATGGTTAAGACGAAAGCCCCCCAGGTCCCAATTAAGGAAAAACAAATAAGAAGATTAAGGTCCGTGTACAGTTTATCGAAGGAGGATAATTCAATTTTTTCTTGCTCTTTAGCCCGCCGGTCGGCCACCCACAAAAAAGGACAGTATAGAACCGAAAGAATAACCCCCGAGCCGATTGAGATATTCGGTGAACAACTCCTTTTTCTCCCACCGAGCAACCACTTGGGCCAGAAAATCCTCCCCGGTAAAACCTAGATAAACAACATCGCCAAACCCTAATTCAAATGGGTTCTTAGCCAATAATCATACCTATTAGTCTTAATTTCTTCGGGGAATAATC is part of the Clostridia bacterium genome and harbors:
- a CDS encoding HAMP domain-containing histidine kinase codes for the protein MRTPLTSIITYVDLLKGATEPDQAREYLGVIDQKSQRLKVLTDDLFEAAKVSSGAMPLNLEEIDLAALLTQALGEVDEQIQERHLEFKLNWPGEKVLGFMWKLRMAGHK
- a CDS encoding ATP-binding protein; translation: MVYIKRFMEDIFLKLNEQYPAILITGPRQVGKTTMLQKLTKLEGRKRHYVSLDDLNVRALAKSDPAMFFQIHQPPVFIDEVQYAPELFTYIKISVDQNHRPGDFWMTGSQLFKLMHGVQESLAGRVALLHLSPLSQHEIYGGLPEEFSLDLATLQKRQAAIPAATTPQIFERIFAGGMPALVSKKYDDRNFFYSSYLSTSLERDIRELSGSIDSLKFLTFITAVAARTSQMVNYKGIADDCDIDQVTAKNWLRILETLGIVFYLHPYSNNVLKRTIKTPKLYFYDTGLVCYLTKWSSAETTMNGAMNGAILENYVVNEIQKSYQNVGKEAYLYYYRDKDAREIALLMEGDGQLYPIEIKKTATPKKKIMANFSVIEKSPLKRGTGAIICTTEKLGAFDRDNLIVPVSLL